A DNA window from Leptospira langatensis contains the following coding sequences:
- a CDS encoding SufE family protein encodes MPSLEEAQKEIIEEFSEAADWEERYQMLIEIGDELPPLSSNLKTEDRLVPGCQSRVWVVPEEKEGKLFIQADSDSAITKGMIALLLRVFSGRTRDEIRSASLDFLKEIGLDKHLSMSRRNGLYSMVNKIRSF; translated from the coding sequence ATGCCCAGTCTGGAAGAAGCTCAAAAGGAGATCATAGAAGAATTTTCGGAAGCCGCCGATTGGGAAGAACGTTACCAGATGCTGATCGAGATCGGGGACGAACTTCCTCCTTTGTCTTCCAATCTGAAGACCGAAGACAGATTGGTGCCAGGATGTCAATCCAGGGTCTGGGTGGTTCCGGAAGAAAAGGAAGGCAAACTGTTTATCCAAGCCGATAGCGATTCCGCAATCACCAAAGGAATGATCGCCTTATTGCTCCGAGTATTTTCCGGAAGGACGAGAGATGAGATCCGCTCCGCTTCCTTGGATTTCCTAAAAGAGATCGGTCTGGACAAACATCTTTCCATGAGTCGCAGGAACGGCCTCTACTCCATGGTAAATAAGATTAGAAGTTTCTAA
- a CDS encoding DUF4349 domain-containing protein, with translation MKKSLIFLFLLSALIVCKGEKQNEEQSAVAGESAKKSTPTPSAVYREKEALDDLKTGKDADGTQEQFKPFFSAKTGTLKIGRLLEYKVDLAFQTKDFGAARRFLLQLSDKYGFVQSTNFDTYLDVSSPTMTVVIHVKSSDLYQVLLELDKLGTLTHENIQVEDHTEAFELEKIHARREKTRMVRRGELVSRLPSKGAVEAEELLGQSEDAADSAEFEKWKILDRVQWAKISIRIDGPEKPKGVEVPNFKDVFTDLIELFLRLIVLLIYSIPFLILATGAFFLFRFARNRWFKKN, from the coding sequence ATGAAAAAATCCCTGATCTTCCTCTTTCTATTGTCTGCCTTAATCGTATGTAAGGGAGAAAAGCAGAACGAGGAGCAAAGCGCTGTAGCAGGCGAGTCCGCAAAGAAGAGTACACCTACTCCTTCGGCGGTTTACCGCGAAAAAGAAGCCTTGGACGATCTGAAGACCGGCAAGGACGCGGATGGAACTCAGGAACAGTTCAAGCCCTTCTTCTCCGCAAAGACGGGAACATTAAAGATCGGAAGATTATTGGAATATAAAGTAGATCTTGCCTTCCAAACCAAGGATTTCGGCGCCGCTCGAAGATTTCTTTTACAGCTTTCCGACAAATACGGTTTTGTCCAAAGCACAAACTTCGATACCTATCTGGATGTATCTTCTCCCACGATGACCGTGGTAATCCATGTGAAATCTTCCGACTTATACCAAGTGCTTTTAGAATTGGACAAGTTAGGTACTCTTACTCATGAGAATATCCAAGTAGAGGATCATACGGAAGCTTTCGAATTGGAAAAGATCCATGCTCGCAGAGAGAAAACCAGAATGGTGAGACGAGGAGAACTTGTTTCCCGTTTGCCTTCTAAGGGTGCGGTAGAGGCGGAAGAACTTTTAGGACAATCGGAAGATGCGGCGGACTCTGCTGAGTTCGAGAAATGGAAGATCTTGGACAGAGTGCAATGGGCAAAGATCAGCATTCGAATCGACGGACCGGAAAAACCGAAAGGCGTGGAAGTGCCGAATTTCAAGGATGTGTTCACGGATCTGATCGAACTATTCTTGAGGCTGATCGTGCTTTTGATCTACAGCATTCCTTTCCTTATTCTGGCGACCGGAGCCTTCTTCTTGTTTAGATTCGCAAGAAACCGTTGGTTCAAGAAGAATTAG
- a CDS encoding bile acid:sodium symporter family protein has product MQDFDLVRLNFSPSSLFLLNICLGLIMYGISLELSIADFTNLRKQPKAAMIGLFSQLVLLPAVTLGLLYILKPHPGLALGMILVAACPGGNMSNFITLLAKGNVPLSISLTATTTVLAWFFTPFNFFFWGRLYSPAADRLKEISLNPVDLILSIFLILLLPLLLGALTNRFYPKLSSVLKKPMRIGSTVLLGIFILLALIGNWRSFLEYGPTLFWLVLLHNGSALTAGYLAAWMGGLAQKERKTIALETGLQNSGLGLILIFTFFQGLGSMALIAAWWGVWHLISGLALASIWGREKIPQTST; this is encoded by the coding sequence ATGCAAGATTTCGATCTAGTTCGCTTAAACTTCAGCCCGAGTAGTCTATTCTTACTCAATATTTGTCTTGGGCTGATCATGTACGGCATCTCTCTGGAACTCAGTATTGCCGATTTCACGAATCTGAGAAAACAACCCAAGGCCGCCATGATCGGATTATTCTCCCAATTGGTCTTATTGCCTGCGGTGACTCTGGGGCTTTTGTACATCCTAAAACCTCATCCGGGTTTGGCTTTGGGAATGATCCTTGTCGCCGCTTGTCCCGGCGGGAATATGTCCAACTTCATTACCTTACTTGCCAAAGGGAATGTGCCTCTTTCCATTTCCCTGACAGCAACGACTACAGTGCTTGCCTGGTTTTTTACTCCCTTCAATTTCTTTTTCTGGGGAAGGCTCTACTCTCCTGCAGCGGATCGTCTGAAGGAGATCAGCCTAAACCCGGTGGATCTAATCCTTTCCATTTTTCTAATATTGCTTTTGCCCTTACTCTTAGGAGCGCTTACAAACCGTTTCTATCCGAAGCTGTCCAGCGTATTAAAGAAACCGATGAGAATAGGATCCACTGTGCTACTAGGGATCTTTATTCTACTCGCTCTTATAGGCAACTGGAGGTCCTTTCTAGAATATGGACCCACTCTGTTCTGGTTGGTCCTTCTTCATAACGGCTCCGCATTGACGGCAGGATATCTGGCCGCTTGGATGGGAGGACTTGCGCAAAAGGAAAGAAAGACGATCGCTTTAGAGACCGGCCTTCAAAACTCGGGACTCGGGCTGATACTCATCTTTACCTTCTTCCAAGGATTAGGCTCCATGGCATTGATTGCCGCTTGGTGGGGAGTCTGGCATTTGATCAGCGGACTGGCACTCGCGAGCATCTGGGGAAGGGAAAAAATTCCCCAAACATCGACCTAG
- a CDS encoding TauD/TfdA family dioxygenase: protein MKASLASKSEKSKIKKVSPNKAKPKGIGRVERSFFPGKELPRIYTPGDTEALEPGFLPAWISKNKKSVDQDLLEYGAILFRGFSVSSPQEFEDAALSLDKNLKTDYLGTSPRNRITKFVHTASELPPHYPIMQHAEMSFLDRPPRKLMFFCALAPNENGETPLTDLRKVYEELEPGLLKKFESKGVKYIRKYDGPKASRYSLWKTKRWDEMFSTTEKKEVEKIASKQRFQVDWLAEDGLKLTNKQVAVRTHPQAKTKAWHNHSQVFHPDAARIEYSKILKHQANLRSLILAGVLQVLTFLKKKLVETQDLDTNVEFGDGTPISTSELKKVSEVFWRNLSVFSWQKGDILLIDNYSVSHGRLPFSGPREILVTWTD from the coding sequence ATGAAAGCGAGCCTCGCCTCTAAGTCCGAAAAATCGAAAATAAAAAAAGTTTCCCCTAACAAGGCTAAGCCGAAAGGCATAGGCCGAGTAGAAAGATCCTTCTTCCCGGGAAAGGAACTTCCACGTATCTATACTCCGGGCGATACTGAGGCGCTCGAGCCAGGTTTCTTGCCGGCATGGATCTCTAAAAATAAAAAATCCGTCGATCAGGATCTTTTGGAATACGGTGCGATCTTGTTCCGAGGGTTTTCGGTCTCTTCTCCCCAAGAGTTCGAGGATGCGGCCTTAAGTTTAGATAAGAATCTAAAGACGGATTATTTGGGGACTTCTCCCAGAAATCGTATTACGAAATTTGTACATACTGCGAGCGAGCTTCCTCCACATTATCCGATCATGCAACATGCGGAGATGAGCTTTTTGGATCGGCCTCCTCGCAAGCTCATGTTCTTTTGCGCACTCGCCCCGAACGAAAACGGGGAAACTCCTCTCACAGATCTTAGAAAAGTATATGAGGAATTAGAGCCCGGCCTCTTAAAGAAATTCGAATCCAAGGGAGTGAAGTACATCCGAAAGTACGACGGTCCTAAGGCGTCCCGTTATAGTCTATGGAAGACGAAACGTTGGGATGAAATGTTTTCCACCACTGAAAAGAAAGAAGTGGAGAAGATCGCATCCAAACAACGCTTCCAAGTGGATTGGCTCGCAGAAGACGGACTCAAGCTCACGAACAAGCAAGTCGCAGTCAGGACGCATCCTCAGGCTAAGACCAAGGCTTGGCATAATCATAGCCAGGTCTTCCATCCGGATGCGGCCAGGATCGAATATTCAAAAATCCTAAAACACCAAGCAAATCTCCGAAGCCTGATCCTGGCCGGAGTATTACAGGTCCTGACCTTTCTCAAAAAGAAACTGGTAGAGACCCAGGATCTGGATACGAATGTGGAATTCGGGGACGGAACTCCGATCAGCACAAGCGAGCTAAAGAAAGTCAGCGAAGTCTTTTGGAGGAACCTGTCGGTATTCTCCTGGCAAAAAGGCGATATATTACTGATCGATAATTATTCCGTTTCGCATGGGAGACTACCCTTCTCCGGACCAAGAGAGATCCTAGTCACTTGGACGGATTGA
- a CDS encoding 2-hydroxychromene-2-carboxylate isomerase, which yields MNPSKPILSFWFEFSSTYSYLSAGRIRSVCEREGIEFEWKPFLLGPIFKEQGMSDSPFNLFPTKGRYMWKDMERKTKKYGLPFRKPDIFPRNGLKAARITTAFLDQPWIEEFILEIYKLEFSQNVDISDKIALSNLLNSLGQNAEEILLLSESAENKELLRKNTEEASILGIFGAPSFIVNRELFWGDDRLEDAIEFLKRT from the coding sequence ATGAATCCATCTAAGCCAATTCTTTCTTTCTGGTTCGAATTCTCGAGCACCTACTCGTATTTGAGCGCAGGTAGGATCCGATCCGTATGTGAGAGAGAAGGGATCGAATTCGAATGGAAACCTTTTCTACTCGGACCCATTTTTAAAGAACAAGGAATGTCCGATTCTCCCTTCAATCTATTCCCTACAAAAGGAAGATATATGTGGAAGGATATGGAGAGAAAGACTAAGAAATACGGATTGCCCTTCCGCAAACCGGATATCTTTCCTCGGAATGGGCTCAAGGCAGCGAGAATAACGACTGCCTTCTTAGATCAGCCTTGGATAGAGGAATTTATTTTAGAAATTTATAAATTAGAATTTTCTCAGAATGTAGACATCTCCGACAAGATTGCCCTTTCCAATCTATTAAATTCGCTAGGGCAGAATGCCGAAGAGATCCTTCTTCTTTCCGAATCCGCGGAAAACAAAGAGCTCCTTCGTAAAAATACCGAAGAAGCTTCCATCCTAGGCATCTTTGGCGCACCTAGCTTCATTGTGAACAGAGAACTATTCTGGGGAGATGACCGTTTAGAAGACGCAATCGAGTTCTTAAAAAGAACCTAA
- a CDS encoding TPM domain-containing protein, whose translation MARNSSRITRLFQNSWAGLRDSFRIGDWHLSGFSLLRKYFSSKDLKEIKSAVTDSEKSHRGEIRIAIETKLSLYQVLFGKTAKERSVEMFSFLRVWDTEENTGILVYLLLSEKKILILADRGIYKKIGQDRLNEISHKIGTGLKSGKAKEAIVEGIRELSSDLKKHFPAKGKNPNELPDEPFIV comes from the coding sequence ATGGCTCGTAATTCTTCTCGAATAACTAGACTCTTTCAAAATTCCTGGGCCGGGCTCAGGGATTCCTTTCGGATCGGTGATTGGCATCTATCAGGTTTTAGTTTATTACGAAAATATTTTAGTTCTAAGGACCTGAAAGAGATCAAGTCTGCTGTTACCGATTCTGAAAAATCCCATAGAGGTGAGATCCGGATCGCGATCGAAACCAAGCTTTCCCTATATCAGGTCTTGTTCGGCAAGACAGCAAAAGAGAGATCCGTGGAAATGTTCTCCTTCTTACGGGTCTGGGACACCGAAGAGAACACAGGCATACTGGTCTATTTGCTTCTATCTGAAAAGAAGATCCTTATCTTAGCGGATAGAGGGATCTATAAGAAGATCGGACAGGATCGATTGAATGAGATCTCTCATAAGATTGGGACAGGACTCAAGTCTGGAAAAGCCAAAGAAGCAATAGTAGAAGGGATCCGAGAATTGAGTTCGGATCTAAAGAAACATTTTCCTGCCAAGGGAAAGAATCCGAACGAACTGCCGGATGAACCTTTCATTGTCTGA
- the ygiD gene encoding 4,5-DOPA dioxygenase extradiol has protein sequence MSGLKISDRPGLLSRKGFLFGVGGLVLGGLGLGKILVGKQGEKKMGKLPVFFVGHGSPMNALGPNEFATAWADSVKDFPEPKAILCISAHWFTRGQYVTAMEFPPTIHDFYGFPQELFNVQYPAPGDPKLAERISKNEEGQIQLDYEWGLDHGTWSVLRNMYPKANIPVLQLSLDATKPASWHYEFAKSLSKLREEGILIVGSGDLVHNLRLYDWKNQDHAQDWALDANETFKDLIMKRDVKSLSAYQTLGTAVQMAVPTPEHYLPVLYTMALAEEKEEIHFYNDVIQSSVSLTSLKIQ, from the coding sequence ATGAGTGGACTCAAAATTTCCGATAGACCTGGCCTTCTTTCTAGGAAAGGGTTCTTGTTTGGCGTTGGAGGACTTGTCCTCGGCGGACTCGGGCTCGGAAAAATTTTAGTAGGAAAGCAGGGAGAAAAAAAGATGGGAAAGCTGCCGGTGTTCTTTGTAGGCCATGGAAGTCCTATGAACGCTCTTGGTCCGAATGAGTTTGCAACCGCATGGGCCGATAGCGTGAAAGATTTTCCGGAGCCTAAGGCAATTCTTTGTATTTCTGCACACTGGTTCACTCGAGGCCAATATGTGACCGCGATGGAATTTCCTCCCACCATCCATGATTTCTACGGTTTTCCGCAAGAGTTGTTTAACGTGCAGTATCCTGCTCCGGGAGATCCAAAGTTAGCGGAGCGCATTTCTAAGAACGAAGAAGGCCAGATCCAATTGGATTATGAATGGGGCCTCGATCATGGTACTTGGAGCGTTCTTCGGAATATGTATCCGAAGGCGAATATCCCTGTTTTACAATTGAGTTTGGATGCGACCAAGCCTGCTTCTTGGCATTATGAATTTGCAAAGTCCCTTTCTAAATTAAGAGAAGAAGGAATACTCATCGTAGGCAGCGGCGACCTAGTTCACAATCTCCGTCTATACGATTGGAAGAACCAGGATCATGCCCAAGACTGGGCCTTGGATGCAAATGAGACCTTCAAGGATTTAATTATGAAACGAGATGTAAAGAGTCTATCCGCATACCAGACTCTGGGGACTGCTGTGCAGATGGCCGTTCCTACTCCGGAACATTATCTTCCTGTGCTATATACGATGGCTCTCGCAGAGGAGAAGGAAGAGATCCACTTTTATAACGATGTCATTCAAAGTTCCGTTTCTCTTACGAGTTTGAAGATCCAGTAG